A single window of Acinetobacter wuhouensis DNA harbors:
- a CDS encoding YbaN family protein, with amino-acid sequence MKILFWRTLVVVFIILGFIGAILPGMPTTVFLILAAWAASKGWPQVDAWLLNHPKYGATLSAWRENGTVPRKAKWIASIMMLISGIIMLFTNAPLAIKIFTDLTMLIVAIWLWLRPEPKLTVIQDVMEKVE; translated from the coding sequence ATGAAAATTTTGTTTTGGCGAACACTGGTCGTAGTATTTATTATCCTTGGATTTATTGGGGCGATATTACCAGGTATGCCGACAACTGTTTTCTTGATCTTAGCAGCATGGGCAGCGTCAAAAGGGTGGCCTCAGGTTGATGCTTGGCTATTGAATCATCCTAAATATGGTGCAACGCTCAGTGCTTGGCGTGAAAATGGAACGGTACCTCGCAAAGCTAAATGGATTGCCAGCATTATGATGCTCATTAGTGGGATTATCATGTTGTTTACCAATGCACCACTCGCTATCAAAATTTTTACTGATCTAACCATGTTAATTGTTGCTATCTGGTTATGGTTAAGACCTGAGCCAAAACTTACCGTTATTCAGGATGTCATGGAAAAAGTGGAATAA
- a CDS encoding DUF1853 family protein codes for MTDYFEPWQYYKYPIVRQLAFCIASPNILQHVPNALEIKNHFELHNNAFWQQQFNLYKHRLDALDQNPTELIEFVQKLKSTRLGLRFEYLFWFWLQDQENQQFELIQHSIQIIEAKNTLGEIDFLVRNRTTQHIEHWEVALKYYLGEADLSLKYWYGLNRSDTLHRKLNHFSEKQFQFTHALDFNIDQKFAVMKGQLYTPMYKQSDQLPDWINPQRRIGQWGHQIRNEVHTNFYRLQRHEWICPDQNATSDNAWWWCNGLYYDKSSQIFYMYRQPPLIALPLEQ; via the coding sequence ATGACTGATTATTTTGAGCCTTGGCAGTACTACAAATACCCGATTGTTCGGCAATTGGCATTCTGCATAGCAAGTCCCAACATTCTTCAACATGTTCCCAATGCGCTAGAAATAAAAAATCATTTTGAATTACATAATAATGCTTTTTGGCAACAGCAGTTTAATCTATACAAACACCGTCTAGATGCCTTAGATCAAAACCCAACAGAATTGATTGAATTTGTTCAAAAGCTCAAAAGCACTCGTCTTGGACTACGCTTTGAATATTTGTTTTGGTTTTGGTTACAAGATCAAGAAAATCAACAATTTGAACTCATTCAACACAGTATTCAAATCATTGAAGCTAAAAATACCTTAGGTGAAATTGATTTTTTAGTACGTAATCGTACGACTCAACACATCGAACACTGGGAAGTCGCTTTAAAATATTACCTTGGCGAAGCTGATTTAAGTTTGAAGTATTGGTATGGTTTGAATCGCAGCGATACCTTACACCGTAAACTTAATCATTTTTCAGAGAAACAATTTCAATTTACCCATGCTTTAGATTTCAATATTGATCAAAAATTTGCTGTTATGAAAGGGCAACTTTATACACCTATGTATAAACAATCTGATCAATTGCCCGATTGGATCAATCCACAACGGCGCATCGGTCAATGGGGGCATCAAATTCGTAATGAAGTACACACAAATTTCTATCGTTTACAACGTCATGAATGGATTTGCCCTGATCAAAATGCAACTTCTGACAATGCATGGTGGTGGTGCAATGGACTTTATTATGATAAATCAAGCCAAATATTTTATATGTATCGTCAACCACCTTTAATTGCTTTACCACTAGAACAATAG
- a CDS encoding entericidin A/B family lipoprotein yields MKKILLASIAVTFILTGCNTFKGVGKDVSKAGDAVTNSAEKVENKL; encoded by the coding sequence ATGAAAAAAATATTACTCGCTTCTATTGCTGTGACTTTCATCTTGACAGGCTGTAATACTTTTAAAGGCGTAGGTAAAGATGTATCTAAAGCTGGTGATGCAGTCACAAACTCTGCTGAAAAAGTTGAAAATAAACTTTAA
- the dapE gene encoding succinyl-diaminopimelate desuccinylase, with translation MNHSDTLELSLQLLRQPSVTPVDHTCQTIMADRLSEIGFNIENMRFEDVDNLWARRGTKSPVFCFAGHTDVVPTGHLDAWESDPFLPEIRDGKLYGRGSADMKTALAAMVVASERFVKKHPNHKGSIAFLITSDEEGPSINGTVKVVETLEARNEKMTWCLVGEPSSTNTLGDIVKNGRRGSLNAVLTVKGKQGHVAYPHLAINPIHTASKALAELCDTVWDNGNEYFPATTFQVSNIQAGTGATNVVPGTMTVTFNFRYSTEVTADQLKARVLEILDRHAVDYDISWTLSGLPFLTPVGELVNAAKTAIKNVTGTETELSTSGGTSDGRFIAPTGAQVLELGVLNATIHQINEHVNIDELEPLAEIYEQILVELLAQ, from the coding sequence ATGAACCATTCGGATACCCTAGAACTGAGTTTACAGCTTCTGCGCCAACCTTCAGTAACACCAGTCGACCATACTTGCCAAACCATCATGGCAGATCGTTTATCAGAAATTGGCTTTAATATTGAAAATATGCGTTTTGAAGATGTAGATAATCTTTGGGCAAGACGTGGAACTAAATCCCCTGTTTTTTGTTTTGCAGGTCATACCGATGTGGTTCCAACAGGTCATTTGGATGCATGGGAATCCGATCCATTTTTACCTGAAATCCGTGATGGCAAATTGTATGGACGTGGCAGCGCCGATATGAAAACGGCTTTGGCTGCCATGGTGGTTGCTTCTGAGCGTTTCGTCAAAAAGCATCCGAATCATAAAGGTTCGATCGCTTTTTTAATTACTTCCGATGAAGAAGGTCCATCGATAAACGGGACTGTCAAAGTCGTTGAAACTTTAGAAGCGCGCAATGAAAAAATGACATGGTGTCTGGTCGGTGAACCATCGAGTACCAATACTTTAGGTGATATTGTTAAAAATGGTCGTCGTGGTTCTTTGAATGCTGTGCTGACGGTAAAAGGCAAACAAGGTCATGTGGCTTATCCACATTTGGCAATTAACCCAATCCATACTGCATCTAAAGCCCTAGCTGAACTGTGTGATACAGTTTGGGACAATGGCAATGAATATTTTCCTGCGACAACATTCCAAGTTTCTAATATTCAGGCAGGCACTGGGGCAACCAATGTTGTACCTGGAACCATGACTGTTACATTTAACTTCCGTTACTCTACAGAAGTGACAGCTGATCAATTAAAAGCACGTGTGCTTGAAATTCTTGATCGTCATGCTGTGGACTATGATATTTCTTGGACATTGTCTGGTTTACCGTTCTTAACGCCTGTAGGTGAATTGGTCAATGCAGCTAAAACTGCGATTAAAAATGTTACAGGTACAGAAACTGAGCTCTCAACCAGTGGTGGAACATCCGATGGTCGCTTTATTGCGCCTACAGGTGCTCAGGTGCTTGAATTAGGTGTTTTAAATGCGACGATTCACCAAATCAACGAACATGTGAATATCGACGAATTAGAGCCAT